A window of Camelus ferus isolate YT-003-E chromosome 1, BCGSAC_Cfer_1.0, whole genome shotgun sequence genomic DNA:
TGAGCAAGTACTGTTAGAAAACTGGTGCCagtagacttgcttgatgcaggattgccacaaacttTCGATTTGTAAacataaactaaaacaaaaacaaacccctccccccaaaaaacacagCATCCGCAAAGCTCAATAAAGCAAAGTCCAACAGATGAGGTATGTCTGTATTTAATCCTTCACAAACCTATGAAGGAATTAtgattcccattctacagatcaggaaaccaaagctcaagAAGACAAAGTAACTTGCACGTGATTTGCAAGTGTTGGAGATGAGATTCAGCCATTTTGCTACCTTTACAAACTCAGGACTTTGTAGACAGATGAGTAGACCTGGTCCCCCTCCTGGCTCTACTGTGCTGGCTGCTagctgggacctcgtgcatgtctcttcccaactctgagcCTTAATGGCACCTGTAAAATTTGTTTAGCAATAACTCCATCATAGAGTTGTTGAGGGATTTAAATCAGAAAACATTATGTAACGTGTCTGGCACTGAGTGACAGTCAATAGAAGAGAATCAACCACAACCCCTCTTTGCTGGGGCACTtaactccctccttcctccctccttgggGAGGGGTAGAGTGGAGGCCATgggagaaaaggcaaagcagtgcCTGCAGTAAGGGGCAGAGGTTGAAATTCCAGGGCTAGCACCCAAGTAAGGAACACAGTGAGGTGCGGTGCACACTATCACATCACAGGGCTGGAAAAGATCCCACCCAGGAGTGACTCAGATGCTTCCGGCGCCTTTCCCTGCGTGGAAGGCAAGGGTGGGGCTCCATCAGGAAGATCTCCCCACCGCTCAGAAGCAGCCACTCTTGCTTGTGAGGAGCATCTGTGAGGTTGCTGCTCATCCCCAGCTGTCGCCCTGGTGGTCCCCGGACACACACAGAGACCATGGGAACCCTCGAGGGACACCTGCTCCCAGGGTCATTCTTCCTCTTCTACTCACTCTACTACTCGGTGCTGACGTCCTTGGCCCTGCTACGGGGACAGAGATTCCTCAGACCCCCTCTGCCCCCAAGGGAGAAGCGAGGGCACAGGTGGTGGCAGCTGTTCCCTGTGGAAGGAGTGGTGAAGATAGTCATCAGCCTGATAGGCATCTTCCCCGAGTTCTTCTACCCTCTCGGAGTAAGCCGGCTGAGGATGGTGGACTGGGAGGACCCGCGGCGGCCGTTCATGTTCAAGGACAACTGGCAGCACGTCACCATGTACGGGTTCTTCCTGCTCAGCGGCGTGGTGGACATCGTGAGCCAGGCGTGCCAGGCGCGGCAGAACATGAAGCTGGAGCGGGCGGCCGAGGCCCTGGCCTTCTTTGTGCTGGTGCTGATGATGGGGTCCCACATCGAGAACAAGGGTACGCTGGAGATCCGCGTGCACGTCCTGTTCATGGTGCCCACCTTCCTGGTCAGCCTGGTGCTCACCATCGAGGTCTGGGTCCCTGACCAGCCCCAACTCTGGGTGCTCAAGACCTGGATGGGTCTGGTGCTCAGCAACTGGATGCTGCACTTCAGCGTGCTGCTGTACGTGCCTCCCTCCGGGCAGCCCTGGCGGGCAGAGAACCCCGTGGACCTCGCCTTCCTTACCATCTTCTTCTGCTGGCACCTGGGCTTAGCAGCTGCCATGCTAGCTGCTGTCTATGGCCTCTGCAGCCTCTGGCACCATCGCTTCTCCTCCTGGAGAGAGGCCTCAGGCAACAAGTATGAGCTGTGCCCCACGGGTGAGGGCAGCCCAGAGCTTGAGAGGCTCACTGCGGGGGGCCCACTGCAGGACAGGGGCATCTAGACACACACTCTGTCTTTGTGCTGCACCTTTTGTAATGAGAGTTTTGGGGATGCCCACCGTGTGCACAGCACAGAAATGTCCTGGGATCTACGGTGTGGCTTTCCATCACAGGAGACCCCTTCCTTGTTCCTAAAGGAAACTTCTAGTTCCTAGGATTACTTGCATCACTCTGTTCTCTCCAGGCCAGTCTCTTTCCTGTCTTGCTGTTCAGAATGGTTCTTAACCAGGGACTTACATGAAGTGAGAACAGGAGTAGTGCTTTTTCTCTGACAGCTTTTAAGATCCAAGAGGAGGAAACGAAATGAGGAAatagagggaggtggggggtctCTGGGGACTGTCTGAGGCAGAGCTGGTGAGCATGCGCTCCTGTGGGCCTGCAGCTGAAGatttgaaatgtgtgtgtgtgttgggggggggtctgttt
This region includes:
- the LOC102508196 gene encoding transmembrane epididymal protein 1A is translated as MGTLEGHLLPGSFFLFYSLYYSVLTSLALLRGQRFLRPPLPPREKRGHRWWQLFPVEGVVKIVISLIGIFPEFFYPLGVSRLRMVDWEDPRRPFMFKDNWQHVTMYGFFLLSGVVDIVSQACQARQNMKLERAAEALAFFVLVLMMGSHIENKGTLEIRVHVLFMVPTFLVSLVLTIEVWVPDQPQLWVLKTWMGLVLSNWMLHFSVLLYVPPSGQPWRAENPVDLAFLTIFFCWHLGLAAAMLAAVYGLCSLWHHRFSSWREASGNKYELCPTGEGSPELERLTAGGPLQDRGI